GAACTCCGCGCCCATCGGTCAGCAGACTCCTCTTGGTGCCCGTCTTGGCGCGGTCGGTCGGGTTGGGGCCGGTCTTCTGCCCTCCCAGCGGGGCCTTGGTCATCGCCCCGTCCACGCTCATCCACTGCCAGTCGATGCCCACCAGAGCGTCGTATGCCTCCAACCCCAGGCGCCAGAACTCCAAGAACACTCCGGCCGTCAGCCACTCGCGGAACCTGCGGTAGGCCGAGGACGGGTGGCAGATGCCGGTGGCTTTCAACGCGTGCCACTGCATCCCCGTGCGCAGCACCAGCAGGATGGCTTCCATGGCGGACCGGTCCGGCACTCTCGGGTTATGGCACCCCAGTGGATGCGGCGGCCTGGGCGGCAGCAGGGGCTCTATCTTGGCCCACAGCTCCTCTGGCATCCTTCAGCCGTCATCTCTCTTCGCTATTCCCACTCGAATCTTCCTCCTTCACCTTGTAACCCATCAGGTAGGGTCTTTTCTTCCCTACCGAGATAGGCACTAAGGTGGACATTGCGTATCAGACAGCACCCACGCTGCAAGGGCCGCCGTCCCCACGCCGGGGGCTGCCTGCCCTGAAACTCCCCCCGCACATTCGCTCACCCGAGATTCCCTCTTACCTCGGGTGGCTGAACTACTGGTCGGCTGCTGCCGCAAAAGCCATCGGGTTCCCAGACCCGGCCCGAGACGCTGAGCTGCTCTCGCGGGCGCGGCGCACGCCATCGGGCGGGTGGGTTGTGCCGCTCACGGCTGCGCCGCTCGATCTCGACAACCCCGTCCACCTGGACGCGCTGAAGCGGGCCTATGAGCGCTTCCCGGAGATCGGCGGGCGCTCGGCACTGTGACCGGG
The DNA window shown above is from Hyalangium minutum and carries:
- a CDS encoding IS5 family transposase, whose translation is MPEELWAKIEPLLPPRPPHPLGCHNPRVPDRSAMEAILLVLRTGMQWHALKATGICHPSSAYRRFREWLTAGVFLEFWRLGLEAYDALVGIDWQWMSVDGAMTKAPLGGQKTGPNPTDRAKTGTKRSLLTDGRGV